The following are from one region of the Magallana gigas chromosome 6, xbMagGiga1.1, whole genome shotgun sequence genome:
- the LOC105333308 gene encoding uncharacterized protein isoform X3 gives MGVMIFTALNLHYMLMLPHKSQLSWLIGFCSDKEITEDKDFNTPKQTNDLNINTCVSTDETDFSVSETQDDSKIKVKNIQKWREGIEIKTVLSDRENCEGPSFGQVIDMVSKGIPLPGLTDLEIKPLDMEPTMTKMERKAKPWEQG, from the exons atgggggtcatgattttcacagctttaaatctacactacatgttGATGCTTCCGCACAagtctcagctttcctggctgattggtttctgctcag ACAAGGAAATTACAGAAGATAAAGATTTCAACACACCTAAACAAACAAATGACCTTAACATTAATACTTGTGTATCAACAGACGAGACTGACTTCAGTGTTAGTGAGACCCAAGATGATAGCAAGATCAAAGTTAAAAACATTCAGAAGTGGCGTGAAGGAATAGAAATCAAAACAGTATTATCCGACAGAGAAAACTGTGAGGGACCTAGTTTTGGTCAAGTGATAGACATGGTATCTAAAGGTATACCACTGCCAGGATTGACTGATCTAGAGATCAAACCTTTAGATATGGAACCAACAATGACCAAGATGGAACGAAAGGCCAAACCTTGGGAGCAAGGATGA